The Phaseolus vulgaris cultivar G19833 chromosome 5, P. vulgaris v2.0, whole genome shotgun sequence genomic interval TATAATCTCATTATAAAgtaatcatatatatgtatatataatatatcattttgtgtgtgtataagtttttttttaccatTATGGAGCAATTTTTTGtcctgtttttcaaaatattataaagttgGAAAGTCGTATCAAAGTAACACGGTAAAAAAGTCGTATATAATACGATTTTGTCATGTGAAAGCGACACAATTTTAGTTCaaaatgattataaaaaaatcgtATTACTTTGACataactttttctttcttaCAATAATATCTTGTTATGTTTACACGATTTTTAGAACCTTGTAAAAATAACTCCATTTtcttaaaaaggaaaaataatgatCTCATGCTGGTAAAAAAACCTGTATCAAAGTTAAAGACTAATCAAGTTAGAGGCAATAAATCATCAAAATCTTAGATCTTAGATAGAACACTTTAATGTACTAATATAATAAGCCTGTTATCTGTTGAGGGTTCTATCACTTTAGTTCTtgaaagtaataaaattataaaaatgtctCTGGAAAGTGCAACCTAGTTGAAAATTCAAAACATTCTATGACTTTAAGTGAAAACAGTAACATGATTTTAAGAATAGTTAAATTGAAGGACTAAACTGATACATAATGTATAgacttgttttttattttttttacttctaaATACTACAGTGTCTTATTCTTAGAGGAATGAAAAAAACGGTTTAATCTTATTTTAATGCTGAAGGAATTCTAGAAAAACACTTACATAAGGAATTCAGTGTCATCATCTACAAGGTTGTTTGGATCTTCCTCGTCATTTTGTTTTCTGACATTACCAAGTTCCATTTGTCTTTGCTTCCATATCTTCATTCTTTCCTTCCATGCAACACTTCCATAGCCATAAGCAGCCAGGTCCTTGGAAGGATCCATGGATCTTGCTTGCAATGGAACCATCTCTTTGCTCAATGTGGTTGAACTTGAAGGAACCAAAGCATCATGTTCTTCACAAGTTTCTTCATCCTGTTCCTTAATAAGCACGTTGCATGCATGCAAAAGATGTCAAAGTAAGAATTTAGAGCAAATGATGTCTTAAttgcttatatttttattttatctaactGTTAGTATAGCTAAGGTATACACATTAACCATAAAATGTTTCATactaatattttacatttattgattttatattaaatacttTAAAAGACGCACAtagtcaatattttttttatctgaatATACAcaataacaactaatttaaatattaaaataattagttattatttaattagattgctattttataaattaaaaaaaattattaatagttagaatagtttctattattaataaaatttataaaatgatttttaaattgatattcaaCCATTAGTTATTAAGATTTTAGcattttttactttatattttaaattaatttctattaatttttttagagactaatttagaatttaaaatattagtagctaaaatttaGATAGCTagtttatatacaaatttagaaactattttataagtttttatgactaaattaatatctaatttaattaatatagtgactaatttaATATAGGGAACCGATTTAATTTAATAGTTTAttttcgataaaaaaaatatagtgactaattatttttattatttaaatttaattattgtttaatgattttttttatagtaatctCATGTAAATGTTTGAACAAAACCAACACCATTACCTCATGAGACATGGTTGTGTTAAAATCTTGTTTATTTCCTCCATCAATATCTTCTGCATTCTCCAACTCATCAATATCATCGTCTTcttcatccccctcaactctaGCACAGCCTGCAACACTGACATCAGTGGAGAACATGGTCTAAAGATGCCCTAAATGATCACAGTTATTACCTTTGAGACGCTTGAATCTTGTTTTGCATTGAGGGCAGACATGGTTTCCCTCCCTCCGTTCATACTCATAACAGCTTTTACAAACAGGAAAGCCACACTCGTTGCAGGCCACAAACACCTCACCCTCTGCATTAACCCCTATATCATCTCCACACAGTTCACACCTTCttccatctatttctttcaaccTTCTTTGCTGCACCACACCATCATAGTTAAGTTCATATGCAGAACCAAATGTTACAACATCAATGCAACTTTTCTTCACAAAACACACATGTCTTACAGTACTAAAGAAAAGTTGTAATCAGTCAGTATTTCCAAAGTTCAGAAAAGGTGACTTCTAAGTGATTtcgcattttttttttttttttatcagcaatgaatgaattaaattaagagggatactttaggggtatcccaacccgttTACAAACCACAAATTGGTTATACCACTGAGAAACCATAAAGCGGCTATACCTGCAGCGATAGATACAAAGATAAACCCTGCAAAACAGAATCATAGCAGCAGGATTGAGCTTACAAACCCACTAGCCCATCCTCCATGCAACCATGAGGAGGGTGCTCTTAGCTTATGATCCAACCCTTAAATGAGATCCTAAGGATACCTCATTAACAGTGAAAAAAACAGCAAGTACCCCGTAGTAGCTTGCCTTACAAAAAACCATCCTAGCTTGCCTTACAAAACAGCAAGTGATTTCGCTTATAAGTTGAGGTTTGCACTATTTGTTATTATGGAAGGTTCTAATCTCACAGTTAGTGCTTGTAACAGTATATTTATAAATAGTCCGATAGTAATCCGATAACGGATGGTCTGATAAATCAAAGAAACTCTTCTtaggataaattttaaatgactttgataATAATATACtaagaaatgaactttaagcttaactcaacttTAAAAAACCGACAACGAATGGTCTGAAAAGTCCAACAAACTTTTGTTATAATAGACTTCAAAtaactctgatatcatattaagaaggaaactttaagtctaactcaactttataaaaccaacttataaaataaagtttgttgAGTCGATATTAGTCAATATGACACAACTTTCAAAGCaaatttctgattttttttaaaataaaagctttcatggtGGGTATCACTATACAACTTaagatctcagctaggctgacatctCAAATtacaacaatcatttaccatcacatgaaaaaaatattattgaacaaaagaaaaaagcaAATTTCTGATTCTATATAACAAAACTTTATATAAATATGatgaaattataatatataacaactgaatttcaaattttatgtcATAAGTGGATTTTCTGTATCTGATGAGTTGAGCATAAAGCTACTTACCACTCCATCCTGAGGTATGATAATGAATTCATTGCTGTTGTGAGAGCCTGCAACCAACCCCAAATTGGTTTCCATTTAGTGACAGATGATGCAGACACTATATATCTATAACTCTCTCTTTCTCTACCTTACCATATCTGTGATCACACTATAGCACAGTGAAATTTCTTCTATTGATCACCATTTATGTTCTGATTAACCCCTTTGCCTTTCAACTCAAGGAAGACACAAAATCCACTTTACTTGATCAAGAGAGAAGCACCCTTTGGTTATTCCTTTTCAGCCAAAACAGACAAAAAAGATAACAAAACAttattcttttcttctcttttgatCTCACTCTCTTTTTCTCCGCCATCACTTGTTTTTTTCATCTATAATTCCGCCAGCAAAGCTTTTGCGTCATCATCTgacaaatagaaaaacaaaatgaaaggGTCTTTCCACATGTCTCCTTGAAGAGCTAGCCACCTTCATCAACGTGTCATTTTCTCTGTGTACAACAATTCCAATCCATACACAAAAACAACACAGTCCATGCATTTGCTTGTAACGTGAAGACATGTTCATAACAAAAAGAGGTTTCATTCAACATGTGTTATTGGTCTTGTTGATTTTGTTGATCACCAAGTAAAATTtggagtttttatttttatgtattaaataaaaattaattttaacaactcaaataattagttattaatttttttttatcactatgTAACATGACATCTCAGTTACAGTTAGATTGACACCTTAATTAACACCAATCATCtgtcacataaaaaaatattattaaaaaaataatacaaaaaaaatggaaaaactagaccaaaaatttatatattaaaaaataatttataaattggtatctaactattAGTTAACATTTAATTcctaactattttatatttcaaattagtttctattagttttttaaagaatgatttaaaatataagatattaatgaaattaaaatcttcaaatatcaatttaaaaattattttataattttttattaataatataaatcactattcatatattaataattttttagtttctaaaatattatttaatttagacaatttttttttctatagatTTGactgttatttatatttttttcctagAATTTTTAATAGATATTCAGTTAAAAGTACCTAAAAGTTTACAAAagacttaaaaataaattatatcattttttattttttatgtgaaaatatataagtaataacTATGCAAGATAAGGTTGTCAACTTGGAAAATCAAATGGAAATGACTCACTTGAAAAATCAAATGGAAATGACTCACTTGAAAAATCAAATGGAAATGACTcacttgaaaaatataaaaaaattagactaaaataattttataataaaaatccaattaaaaatatccaaatttaaatgtataaacaaaagtataaatttatattttatttaatttcacactatatatttatttattgatattatttgttaaaatagtttgattgatattagaatattatttttttaattgagtggGTAAAAAGAAAGAAGTAAGATTCCTTAGGTAAGTTCTTAAGATGAAAGGTACATGTTAGTTATTTTTGtgaaatttaagaaaaagaatAGTGAAGGTTGAAAGGTGCATTTGGAAGTTAGTAGAATGTGTTTGAGAGATGATGCAGCATAACACCACCACGTGACTCAAACTCAACAACCCAACCAACCAACCCAATTCTCTTCTCTGTTTCTCACACCAATCACCACCATGGCGGAGAATCCAACTGCATGGTGGGACTCATGGGTTGAAGAGGCTATCAACACCCTTCACTCCCTCAAAGTCCTCCGATCTCTCAGACCCATTTGCCTCCGCAACAGCTCTCTCCAATTTGGCCTCCATCATCAAGCATTccaggtgtttgatgaaatgcAGCACTGGGACCGCTCCTCTGTTGAAGTGGAAATTGCGGAGTCCACGTTCAGTAGATGGATGCATGACACCCCAAGTGCTGGTACACTTCAATCTTCGCCCATTTGTTAGAAAGCAGaagaaaaatgtgtttttattaaaTACCTCAACCTTTTGTGAAACTTGGTTTTGATCCTTCCATTTCCTAATCAATGAACAAGTCCTTATTTTGTGAAACTTGAAGTTCAAAAACGACCAAGTCCACATATTTTCTtgagtttgcaaattaattcaTGGATTTAAAAGCATAAGAACCAAAACCAAGTTTGTCTAAAAGTTCATGcacaaaaaaacacattttgctaatctatttttttatggtTTGACTCGTTCGTGAAGGTAGAATTGAAGTTACACCCtcaatttatttcttaaaaattaattaatataaattttaagctCCTCCTGAGATTATTAAACGGTTGTCGTTTTACTGGTAAAATTGCGGAAAAAAAAGACTAaaaggttatttttttttttaaatttaaacatttaCAATTAAAATGAAACATAGGATGTAGTAATTTAAGGGGAAACAGAAAGAAAGTAGAGTAAATATTGTATGCATGCACAGAATAAAGAGTTTTTACagtattattatattacatCACAGAACATTCGTGTACTTTtataataagtattttaaaaatcCTTTCAACTATGGTTCCTATTGGTTGACCACTATATTTTACATCAATAAATTCATGGAAATCGAactcaaaaaaatatttcttcaaTTAAAGGAGCTTTAGATTCCACTAAATTTTGCTCTTCTGCATAACTGCAGTTTCACTAATGTCATCGAGTATATTGAGCATGTGTTTAGTTCCAATTGCTGACAGTACTACTGAAATTCTCTTGGGTAGGTAATGAGATTGTTTGTAGTGCGgctggtggtgatgacgaagcAGGGGCATCTTATGAgaagtttaaaaaattaattttgttttctggAAATGATTATCTAGGCCTGAGTTCCCATCCGACTATTGGAGAGGCTGTTGCAAAGGTGTGCTTGTGAATTTTGAATGAGTTTTAGTGGTCTTGTTTCTTCTTTCTGAGTTATGGTCTATGagtctttgtttcttttgttttcttagCCTTAGCTTGAATTCGTTGCCATAGTGTTCCTTCTTGTGAATCAGGCAGCCCAGGAACATGGTATGGGACCAAGGGGTTCTGCTCTTATTTGTGGCTATACCAATTATCATAGGCTACTTGAGTCGAGCCTGGCAGACTTGAAGAAGAAAGAGGTAATGACTGCCTTGCAAGAACTACTTAAACTGTTCTGGTTTTGTTACTTGCTCTGTTTTGTATCCTAAAGAACAATTAATTGTTTGCTATGATCAAATTTTCTGGCCTCTCAGACCCTCCTATTGTCTAATGAATTGAAGAAAGGACCCAAATGATGATAATAAGTCTGGATTATATGAAATGCTGACTCAATTTTGGTTTAAAATCTATGCTATAGGATTGCCTTCTTTGTCCCACAGGGTTTGCTGCCAATATGGCCGTGATGACGGCAATAGGAAGTATTGGTACTCTCTTAGCTGGGAATAGCATACCTTCAGAGGATGAAAAGATCGCTGTCTTTTCTGATGCATTAAATCATGCATCAATAATTGATGGCATCCGTCTTGTTGAGCGACAAAAAAGTGTAAAGGTTTATGTATACAGACACTGTGACATGTCCCACCTCAATATGCTACTGTAGGTTTTACCTTTACTGAAATTTTCATACTCGCCTCTTTTTTCCCTTCTGGTAGTCACTCAATGTGTTGACATCGTCATTGATGATTTTAACAGATCTAATTGCAGAATGAGGAAGAAAGTTGTGGTGACTGACAGGTTAGTCTTCGTGCTACtaggaaaatagaaaaatttcAAGGTTAAACATTCACACTGTTATATTCATAGATTTTCTCAAACAGCCTATACAATATTTGCATGTCCTGGAATTGACTTAATAAATTTGTCCTTCTTATGCAGTCTTTGGTGTTGGCAAATTTATAAAAGTGTAtttaatgaataatttttttttatggtttgtATGATTGAATTTTCTCCAAATTTGCTTTATATGCTTGTTGTTGACAGCGGTTAGTTGTTAATGATTAATGTTGATTAATTTTTCTTGAAAATATCTTTGATTAGGAGGGTACCTTTATATTATATGATGAGAGTTTCGTAAGAAGTCGTTTGGTGTTGGTCCCTGATAATTCTTCAGGGTAACTTTCAATATTGAGGAAGTAAAGCatggaattttattttgttcatcTCTCTGTCTTAGACTCACACATAGTTCATATCACTATATTTATTTCTACCTAAACAATATAGTGAAGCAACCATTCAAGTGCTTTATTGGAAAATTATAATGTCATTGTGATTAAAGAATgcatatttgttttttcttgaGCATTTCATCCTTCACCATAATTTACATCCTCTTCCTTGTTAAAGAGAGGCATAATTGTTCATTTGgaaataatttcaatttctaGACCTGAGAATTACTTGTGGATGTTGATTGAGATGCTATGCTATCCGATTTCTagttgtttatttatatttctgATGACAATGAACTTTGGCAATACTCTGCAAATAATTTTCCATATGCATTATAGTTCATCCCATTTTTTGCAGCTTGTTTAGCATGGATGGAGACTATGCACCTATGATTGAGCTTGCCGACCTTCGCAAGAAACATGGCTTTTTGTTAGTCATCGATGATGTAAAACCTCTTGATATGTTTCAGCAAATGTCTTTTTGTTTATGAAGACTATTTATTATAGGCTATTATGTACATGGTTCTGAATTTGATCATTGGATTAAGACTTATTGGGAGGTTAGAATAATAATCACAATACAGTTATGGCATTACATTATCTGTTGTAGAAAGCAATCACCCACTCTCATATGTTGTTTTCCTGATTGAATATTTATGTGATGCAAGTGGCTTCTCCTTGCTACAAACAAAGTCTTaattatgaactcaaaataaaaatatgtgtaTGTCCAGGCTCATGGAACATTTGTTTGTGGCAAAAATGGTGGCGGTGTTGCCGAGGAGTTCAACTGTGAGAAGGATGTGGACATATGCATTGGTACACTAAGTAAAGCTGCTGGCTGCCATGGAGGATTTATAGCATGCAGGTTACTATTTTAGTTCACTTGCTCGTGAAATTAGTTTCTGCACAACACTGGCACAAAACATATGTTTCGTCAATAGTTCACCAATGACCTTTTCCATTCTATGAATTCTTATAGCAAAAAGTGGAAACTGTTAATACAGTCAAGGGGTCgttcatttatattttcaacATCTGCGCCAGTCCCGGTTGCTGCCGCTGCTTATGGTATGCTCCAGTGTTCTACATAAATTGATAAACTCAGGTTGCACTTTGTGCTTTTGTTATTAGTTCCTATTTCTATATGTCTTTACTTCTTGCTCTCATCATTCATATTTATCAAGTTGATAAGTGCTAGCAACACATTTTGTTAGACAACTTTTTAATACGCTCTTTATTTGTTaattaaaagtgttttaaaaCTATAAGGAATGAGACTCAACTTTGTGATTcacaatgatttttttatcgataataaaaaaatgtgtttataaTAGTCTATTAGAGACTAAATTTCTGGCTTTTCTTTTGTCAAGTTATATCCTTATATGGTGTAGTCCTGTGATACAATTCTTATCTATCATTTTCACTTCTAACATCATCCAATAATTTACTGTTTTTCTTAAAAGCCAAAAAAGGTCATGTTGTTCATAGCGTTAGCGCCATTTGTTTGAATATTGCACTTACAACAATGCTCTGCTATAGATTGTTAAATTCTAATAAAAAGTGTTAAATTAGGACTTCAGATGGAGCAATCAATACAGTTGTGCATATTTGTTAACACGAGTAATTTAAACTAGAATTTCGATGCTCAGGAAGAATTGTTTGCTATATCCATGGTTAAATTGGTCTTCTACCTTTCTTGGAATATTTgctttagagattaaaaatgtTGTCACTTCTTTTGCTTTGCTCTCCATGTCTTGtggaaattatttatttgttaaaagCATGATGCAATTTTCCAGCTGCGGTTAAAGTGGCAAAACTTGAGACATGGCGTAGAGAGGCTATTTGGAACCGGGTGAAAGACTTCCATTTACTTACAGGAATCCCGGTTACAAGTCACATTATATCCCTAATAGTAGGAAGTGAAGACAAAGCACTTCAAGCAAGCCGGTAGATTTCCTTCCATTAGTAAACCCTTTTATAAGCATTATTCTTTCTATGCATTCAAAcgatttataatttaatattgcATCACTGAACCTCTTCCAGCATGTTtggaaaaaattaattatgagattttttgttttgttttttaatagcTGACAGATTATTTTTCTTCTGCAAACTGAAACTCGGCTTCACAAGCTGATCATGAAGACATTGTAATACTAAGCATTTTCAGTCTTTCTGGACAGGTATTTATTGCAATCTGGATTCCACGTGACTGCTATCAGACCACCTACGGTGCCTCCAAATTCATGCAGGTTTGTACCTTTTTATTTGATTATGAGTAAACCTCCAGATTTGTCATCCACATTGTTTGGGTTGGATGTTTAGTCCCtaagattttaaaaatcttaGCTTAGCCCCTAACTTTACAAAAAGTCCTTCATTTTAGTCATTTTCTTTACCTTAGTATCATTCTGCACTAAgaattattattaaagtgaaaagtgTTTTGCAAAGTTTTAAAATCTCAAGGACTCAAATGCCTGACATGATATTATTTCAAGGATTAACATGGTATATTTACATTAATTACAATCTCAAAAACtgattatgttatttatttttaggcTGCGAGTGGCCCTAAGTGCAGTCCACACAAGGCAAGATCTGGAAAACCTCGCAGGTGCACTCTCACGTTGCATCAATTTTCAAGACACCCGCATATATGGTTGCAATGGCTATGCAAGATTATAACTATCTTTTGATTCTTTGTGGATGAATTTCATGGTCATTGATTGTGACTATATTAGAAACAAGTACACCCCTGGTGTCTCCCTTAGCAGTTCAATTTAATTACATTTCTTTTTGGAGTGGTAGTTCATCTCCTCATGTTATGTCAAAATGACAAGCTATTTTTATCAACATCTAGATGAATATTGTTAAATAATGCTGATATTTGGATGTAATTAATTTGGATCAACGTTTAGTGTAGGATCTCTCTTTTCAATACAATCATATAGTCATGCATAATCACATCATTATTAAATGAGTTTATCATGAATAGAGTGGTATTTGAAGAGTATCTTTTTATTGCATGATTCCACGATAGCCTCAAGAACAATACAACACTAGCCTGTTTCGGGGAGTTTTCCAGTTCTCTGAAAGAGGATTTGGATCCTCTCCTGCCATTTCTTTctaggcagtttcttcctgcacccctacatttttcttcctgcacccccacaatgttatgcaaagaccaaattgtccctattattttttaaaaaccttaAAATGCACTTAaaactgtatttatttttttacattatggATTATGGAATCCGGGAAAATTTTGGATTGGCACTTCCGGTAAAAttttggatccaccaatccataattcaaaatatacatttcacattcaaaaatccatcattcaaaaaaagcattccggatccaccaatccgtaacaaAAATATGCATTCCAGATTCAGAAATCCGTAATTAAAAAAAGACATTCTGGATCCATGAATCCGTAACAAAATTAGGCTTCCGGATTCGGTAATccgaaaatcaataatttatgcaaaaattgCTTCCAaaacaccccctcatccggaaaaaaaatactcagttccggattgatgaatccataACACATTCCCATATCCCTATTTTC includes:
- the LOC137834659 gene encoding 8-amino-7-oxononanoate synthase isoform X2, producing the protein MGPRGSALICGYTNYHRLLESSLADLKKKEDCLLCPTGFAANMAVMTAIGSIGTLLAGNSIPSEDEKIAVFSDALNHASIIDGIRLVERQKSVKVYVYRHCDMSHLNMLLSNCRMRKKVVVTDSLFSMDGDYAPMIELADLRKKHGFLLVIDDAHGTFVCGKNGGGVAEEFNCEKDVDICIGTLSKAAGCHGGFIACSKKWKLLIQSRGRSFIFSTSAPVPVAAAAYAAVKVAKLETWRREAIWNRVKDFHLLTGIPVTSHIISLIVGSEDKALQASRYLLQSGFHVTAIRPPTVPPNSCRLRVALSAVHTRQDLENLAGALSRCINFQDTRIYGCNGYARL
- the LOC137834659 gene encoding 8-amino-7-oxononanoate synthase isoform X1, with product MAENPTAWWDSWVEEAINTLHSLKVLRSLRPICLRNSSLQFGLHHQAFQVFDEMQHWDRSSVEVEIAESTFSRWMHDTPSAGNEIVCSAAGGDDEAGASYEKFKKLILFSGNDYLGLSSHPTIGEAVAKAAQEHGMGPRGSALICGYTNYHRLLESSLADLKKKEDCLLCPTGFAANMAVMTAIGSIGTLLAGNSIPSEDEKIAVFSDALNHASIIDGIRLVERQKSVKVYVYRHCDMSHLNMLLSNCRMRKKVVVTDSLFSMDGDYAPMIELADLRKKHGFLLVIDDAHGTFVCGKNGGGVAEEFNCEKDVDICIGTLSKAAGCHGGFIACSKKWKLLIQSRGRSFIFSTSAPVPVAAAAYAAVKVAKLETWRREAIWNRVKDFHLLTGIPVTSHIISLIVGSEDKALQASRYLLQSGFHVTAIRPPTVPPNSCRLRVALSAVHTRQDLENLAGALSRCINFQDTRIYGCNGYARL